From a region of the Mycolicibacterium sp. MU0050 genome:
- a CDS encoding phosphotransferase, whose translation MGGEAELVPVLPAHRLDEAALARYLSRHLPGFDGEVQIRQFQGGQSNPTYHLATPAGQYVLRKKPPGKLLPRAHAVEREYQVISALADSDVPVPAARLLCTDETVIGTAFFVMDHVPGRVFPDRVLRDATPAERAATYADLARVLGALHRVDWRAAGLADFGRPDGYLERQVALWTRQWEAARCEEMPQMDLLAEWLPRHLPPDTEPACIAHGDYRLGNVLLHPEEPRVVAVLDWELATLGHPLADLAYTCLTYHFDAGPDGLEGVAGEDLTGTGIPTQDEFVASYCEHARRPIPESLDVFVVFSMFRLASIVAGVWRRGLDGNAADARAGTDLFRTRYRTMAERAWELAQRV comes from the coding sequence ATGGGCGGGGAAGCCGAACTGGTGCCGGTGCTGCCGGCGCACCGACTCGACGAGGCCGCGCTGGCCCGCTACCTGAGTCGGCATCTGCCGGGGTTCGACGGCGAGGTGCAGATCCGCCAATTCCAAGGCGGACAAAGCAATCCGACCTACCACCTGGCCACGCCGGCCGGCCAGTACGTGCTACGCAAGAAGCCGCCGGGCAAGCTGCTCCCGCGCGCACACGCCGTCGAACGCGAGTATCAGGTGATTTCCGCGCTCGCCGATTCCGACGTGCCCGTTCCGGCCGCCCGGTTGCTATGCACCGACGAAACGGTGATCGGTACGGCGTTCTTCGTGATGGACCACGTACCCGGTCGGGTCTTTCCCGACCGGGTGCTGCGCGACGCGACCCCCGCCGAGCGCGCCGCGACCTACGCCGACCTGGCCCGCGTTCTGGGCGCGCTGCACCGGGTGGATTGGCGCGCGGCCGGGCTCGCCGACTTCGGCAGGCCCGACGGGTATCTGGAGCGACAGGTGGCGCTGTGGACCCGGCAGTGGGAGGCGGCCCGCTGCGAAGAGATGCCGCAGATGGACCTGCTGGCCGAATGGCTGCCGCGGCACCTGCCGCCCGACACCGAACCCGCCTGCATCGCCCACGGGGACTACCGGCTGGGTAACGTGCTGCTGCATCCGGAGGAGCCGCGCGTGGTCGCCGTGCTGGATTGGGAGCTCGCGACCCTCGGCCACCCGCTCGCCGACCTGGCCTACACCTGCCTGACCTACCACTTCGACGCCGGCCCCGACGGCCTCGAGGGGGTCGCGGGCGAGGACCTGACGGGCACCGGAATTCCCACCCAAGACGAGTTCGTCGCGTCCTACTGCGAGCACGCGCGCCGGCCGATACCCGAGTCACTGGACGTCTTCGTGGTGTTCTCCATGTTCCGACTGGCCTCGATCGTGGCCGGTGTCTGGCGGCGCGGGTTGGACGGCAACGCCGCGGACGCGCGCGCCGGGACCGACCTGTTCCGCACCCGCTACCGCACCATGGCCGAGCGGGCGTGGGAGCTCGCGCAGCGCGTGTGA
- a CDS encoding FHA domain-containing protein: protein MDSAATGAANPDRPTPPAPPKLTVRCGGQIRSADPADGELTIGRDPASSIHFNFSWMSRTHVRLRPEGATWVAIDSSRNGMFVDGVRHESVPIADRMTIKLGDADGFAVDLFVGDDTPDDFDDDAGDRSEETTSVEPVDPGIARAGAAVAARRRELELTQRGLARDKIINAGALIAFEKGRSWPHESTRTKLEQILQWPPGTISGIRQGAPAPDDEATQVISTSVASPLIAQTIQLALKSVDTAIEALPDPAAPEYYAAATGILADLRNLRAVATEAARNAPGAPALVIALGGVRRRYDDLMLKVAATPKASVGQRLFAARHRTNLTEEDAALAAGLSVNLIEAAEADQPLPPLAESAVAALLAELEAT from the coding sequence ATGGACTCCGCGGCCACCGGAGCAGCAAATCCTGACCGCCCCACCCCGCCGGCACCACCCAAACTCACCGTGCGTTGTGGCGGCCAGATCCGCTCGGCCGACCCCGCCGACGGCGAGCTCACGATCGGCCGCGACCCCGCCTCGAGCATCCACTTCAACTTCAGTTGGATGTCGCGGACCCACGTGCGGTTACGCCCGGAGGGCGCGACCTGGGTGGCCATCGACAGCAGCCGCAACGGCATGTTCGTCGACGGGGTACGCCACGAGTCCGTCCCGATCGCCGATCGGATGACGATCAAGCTCGGCGACGCGGACGGCTTCGCCGTGGACCTGTTCGTCGGTGACGACACCCCCGACGACTTCGATGACGACGCCGGCGACCGCTCCGAGGAGACCACCTCCGTCGAACCCGTCGACCCCGGCATCGCCCGCGCCGGCGCGGCGGTCGCGGCCCGGCGCCGGGAACTCGAACTCACGCAGCGCGGCCTGGCGCGCGACAAGATCATCAACGCCGGGGCGCTGATCGCGTTCGAGAAGGGCCGCAGCTGGCCACACGAGAGCACCCGCACCAAACTCGAGCAGATCCTGCAGTGGCCGCCCGGCACCATCTCGGGAATCCGCCAGGGGGCGCCCGCCCCTGACGACGAAGCCACCCAGGTGATCTCGACATCGGTGGCCTCGCCGCTGATCGCCCAAACCATCCAGTTGGCCCTGAAGAGCGTCGACACCGCCATCGAGGCGCTGCCCGACCCGGCCGCACCCGAGTACTACGCGGCGGCCACCGGCATCCTGGCCGACCTCCGCAACCTGCGCGCCGTGGCTACCGAGGCGGCCCGCAACGCCCCCGGCGCGCCCGCGCTCGTCATCGCCCTCGGTGGCGTGCGGCGCCGCTACGATGACCTCATGCTGAAGGTCGCCGCCACGCCGAAAGCCTCAGTCGGGCAACGACTCTTCGCCGCCCGACACCGTACAAACCTCACCGAGGAGGACGCCGCCCTGGCCGCCGGGCTGTCGGTCAACCTGATCGAGGCGGCCGAGGCCGACCAACCGTTGCCGCCGCTGGCGGAATCGGCGGTCGCGGCGCTGCTCGCCGAACTCGAGGCGACGTGA
- a CDS encoding xanthine dehydrogenase family protein subunit M, translating to MKPAPFAYHRPHDLEDVCALLDELGDDAKILAGGQSLTPMLALRLTHFENLVDISRLRELQGIERRGDTLWVGAGTTHAAVGADDVVRTDVPLLNRVTPLIGHFQIRNRGTLGGAVAHADPAGEYPTAALTLDAVIEATSSAGRREIPAAEFFTGLWETALAPGEVLTAVGFPVWRGRSGFGVHEFARRHGDFAIAGATVATELDDDDRVKRCAIGLLGLGSTPRRAHEAEQAVIGRKLADVVADEVGELAMRGLDDIPADQQGSVSYRTRVGSAMVSRAFTDAVTEASRENAYA from the coding sequence ATGAAGCCGGCCCCATTCGCCTACCACCGCCCGCATGATCTCGAAGACGTGTGCGCCCTGCTCGACGAGCTCGGCGACGACGCCAAGATCCTCGCCGGCGGCCAGAGCCTGACGCCGATGCTGGCGTTGCGCCTGACGCATTTCGAGAACCTGGTCGACATCTCGCGGTTGCGCGAGCTCCAGGGCATCGAACGGCGCGGCGACACCCTCTGGGTGGGCGCCGGAACCACGCACGCCGCGGTCGGCGCCGACGACGTGGTGCGCACCGACGTCCCGCTGCTCAACCGGGTGACCCCGCTGATCGGGCACTTCCAGATCCGCAACCGGGGCACGCTCGGCGGAGCGGTGGCGCATGCCGACCCGGCCGGTGAGTATCCGACCGCGGCGCTGACGCTGGACGCCGTGATCGAGGCGACGTCCTCGGCCGGGCGACGCGAGATCCCCGCCGCGGAGTTCTTCACCGGCCTGTGGGAGACCGCCCTGGCACCGGGCGAGGTGCTCACCGCGGTCGGCTTCCCGGTGTGGCGCGGCCGCAGCGGCTTCGGGGTACACGAATTCGCCCGCCGGCATGGCGATTTCGCGATCGCCGGCGCCACCGTCGCCACCGAGCTCGACGACGACGACCGGGTCAAGCGATGCGCCATCGGCCTGCTGGGGTTGGGGTCCACACCGCGGCGCGCCCACGAGGCCGAGCAGGCCGTGATCGGGCGGAAGCTCGCCGATGTCGTCGCCGACGAGGTGGGCGAGTTGGCGATGCGCGGACTCGACGACATACCCGCCGACCAGCAGGGGTCGGTGTCCTACCGCACCCGCGTGGGCTCCGCGATGGTATCGCGGGCCTTCACCGACGCCGTCACCGAGGCCAGCAGGGAGAACGCATATGCATGA
- a CDS encoding (2Fe-2S)-binding protein gives MHEHIVEMTVNGRDVQAVVEPRMTLADFVRERCGLTGTHLGCEHGSCGACTVLLDGEAVRSCLVFAVQADGKEVATVEGVASPDGELSPVQAALRECHGLQCGFCTPGFVMSITALLKDNPKPTDEEIREGLSGNFCRCTGYQGIVNAVHRVVETS, from the coding sequence ATGCATGAGCACATCGTGGAGATGACCGTCAACGGCCGCGACGTGCAGGCGGTGGTCGAGCCCCGAATGACGTTGGCCGACTTCGTCCGTGAGCGGTGTGGCCTGACCGGGACCCATCTGGGATGTGAGCACGGCTCCTGCGGGGCCTGCACCGTTCTGCTCGACGGCGAGGCGGTGCGCAGCTGCCTGGTGTTCGCCGTGCAGGCCGACGGCAAGGAGGTGGCCACGGTCGAGGGCGTGGCTTCCCCGGACGGGGAGCTGTCGCCGGTGCAGGCCGCGCTGCGCGAGTGCCACGGCCTGCAGTGCGGATTCTGCACGCCGGGCTTCGTCATGTCGATCACCGCGCTGCTCAAGGACAATCCGAAGCCCACCGACGAGGAGATCCGCGAGGGACTCTCGGGCAACTTCTGCCGCTGCACCGGCTACCAGGGCATCGTCAACGCCGTCCATCGCGTCGTCGAGACCAGCTGA
- a CDS encoding SRPBCC family protein: MELVNEFRVPVPIDQAWAVLTDVERIAPCIPGAQLLSVDGDAFTGAVKVKVGPITVQYQGNAAFKEKDAQAHRAVIKASGKETRGQGNAAALVTAELKDEGDACTCVLTTDLTISGKAAQFGRGVLADVAGKLIDQFAARLEADLVAGSSAPRATPLSAVPSGATAAAAQPNTADDDAASLDLLSVIAAPMAKRALPVAAGLLAGLALGVLFGGRRSRQPYVVVLPPGAQLG; the protein is encoded by the coding sequence GTGGAGTTAGTCAACGAGTTTCGCGTTCCCGTTCCCATCGACCAGGCCTGGGCAGTGCTCACCGATGTCGAACGCATCGCGCCGTGCATCCCCGGGGCGCAGTTGCTGTCGGTCGACGGCGACGCATTCACCGGCGCGGTGAAGGTGAAGGTCGGCCCGATCACCGTGCAGTACCAGGGCAATGCGGCGTTCAAGGAGAAGGACGCGCAGGCCCACCGCGCGGTGATCAAGGCCAGCGGCAAGGAGACCCGCGGCCAGGGCAACGCGGCCGCGCTGGTCACCGCCGAACTCAAGGACGAGGGCGACGCCTGCACCTGTGTGCTGACCACCGACCTGACCATCTCGGGCAAGGCCGCGCAGTTCGGTCGCGGGGTGCTCGCCGACGTCGCGGGCAAGCTCATCGACCAGTTCGCCGCTCGCCTGGAGGCCGACCTGGTGGCCGGGTCCTCCGCCCCGCGCGCGACTCCGCTGTCGGCAGTCCCGTCCGGCGCGACGGCCGCTGCGGCGCAACCGAATACCGCCGACGACGACGCGGCCTCGTTGGATCTACTGTCGGTGATCGCGGCGCCGATGGCCAAGCGCGCCCTGCCGGTGGCCGCCGGATTGCTCGCCGGATTGGCGCTCGGAGTGCTGTTCGGTGGCCGCCGCTCGCGGCAGCCCTACGTCGTGGTGCTGCCCCCGGGAGCCCAGCTCGGCTGA
- a CDS encoding xanthine dehydrogenase family protein molybdopterin-binding subunit, whose amino-acid sequence MAETALETDNRPASRYAGTRVPRVEDNRLLTGTGTYVDDVTRPGMLHACFVRSPFARAKITGIDVSAARAHPGVVAVLTAADINHEVLEAWHAVAGKDVPDTPRPPLADGEVKFVGDPVAIVIAEDRYVAEDAIELVDVDYEPLPAVADFTKAVQMAAEHGHVVHEQYPDNQAGGMAGMPPDEEVFAAAAHVAQAHIYQQSYVPVPMETRGMVVEWQSASNELTVWASTQTPHELRAFAARLLGLPAQNVRVIMRDTGGGFGQKVVPMREDMCILLAARKVPAALKWIEDRRENLMTAGQARHVDGKVRMAFDEDGTILAGDIDFIQDIGAYPTPYPVLTTAAIGMFFPGPYRVPKCSFNYQTVFSNTAGLAAYRGPWQYETLSREILLDIAARQMDMDPVELRRRNILRGDEMPYFNPNGMPYDHVAPADTFEQAVKILDHEGFRKEQREALEQGRYIGLGFSAYIEPTGAATGHLGTEGATIRMEPTGTINVYVNGGSTGNSIETTVVQLTADALGADIEDVSTIQGDTAVTPYGAGTQGSRSGPMTAGAVHEAGTILRKQLLTIAASMLGVEESEIELANSKATVRGDDGKSVTFADIAYRAYYDAAQLPPGTSALLEATARFASPPTAMIHWANATHACTCEVDIVTGQVKLTRYIVSEDVGPMINPNVVEGQVAGGTVQGIGGALLEHQAYDADGNPLSSTFVDYLLPTTTDVPNIEFGHVEVPGPGVGGYKGCGEGGAIGSPPAVINAINDALAPLGVTITKMPATPATIVAAIEEAQKTQSKGQ is encoded by the coding sequence ATGGCTGAAACTGCTCTCGAGACCGACAACCGGCCGGCCAGCCGGTATGCCGGCACGCGGGTGCCGCGGGTGGAGGACAACCGCCTGCTGACCGGGACCGGCACCTACGTCGACGACGTCACGCGGCCGGGCATGCTGCACGCCTGCTTCGTCCGCAGCCCCTTCGCCCGGGCGAAGATCACCGGCATCGACGTCTCCGCCGCGCGTGCCCATCCGGGCGTGGTCGCGGTGCTGACGGCCGCGGACATCAACCACGAGGTGCTCGAGGCCTGGCACGCGGTGGCCGGCAAGGACGTTCCGGACACCCCGCGGCCGCCGTTGGCCGACGGCGAGGTGAAGTTCGTCGGTGACCCGGTGGCCATCGTGATCGCCGAGGACCGCTACGTCGCCGAGGACGCCATCGAACTGGTCGACGTCGACTACGAGCCGCTGCCGGCCGTCGCCGATTTCACCAAGGCCGTACAGATGGCCGCCGAGCACGGTCACGTGGTCCACGAGCAGTACCCGGACAACCAGGCCGGCGGCATGGCCGGCATGCCTCCGGACGAAGAGGTGTTCGCCGCCGCGGCGCACGTCGCCCAGGCGCACATCTATCAGCAGAGCTACGTGCCGGTGCCGATGGAAACCCGCGGCATGGTCGTCGAATGGCAGTCGGCGTCGAACGAACTCACGGTGTGGGCGTCCACCCAGACCCCGCACGAGTTGCGCGCGTTCGCCGCCCGGCTGCTGGGCCTGCCCGCGCAGAACGTGCGGGTGATCATGCGCGACACCGGCGGCGGATTCGGCCAGAAGGTCGTCCCGATGCGGGAGGACATGTGCATCCTGCTGGCCGCCCGCAAGGTGCCGGCCGCCCTGAAGTGGATCGAGGACCGCCGGGAGAACCTGATGACGGCCGGCCAAGCCCGGCACGTCGACGGCAAGGTCCGGATGGCCTTCGACGAGGACGGCACGATCCTGGCCGGCGACATCGACTTCATCCAGGACATTGGCGCCTACCCCACCCCCTACCCGGTGTTGACCACCGCGGCCATCGGGATGTTCTTCCCCGGGCCCTACCGGGTTCCGAAGTGCAGCTTCAACTACCAGACCGTGTTCTCCAACACCGCGGGTCTGGCGGCCTACCGCGGCCCGTGGCAGTACGAGACGCTGTCACGGGAGATCCTGCTCGACATCGCGGCCCGCCAGATGGACATGGACCCGGTCGAGTTGCGCCGCCGCAACATCCTGCGCGGCGACGAGATGCCCTACTTCAACCCCAACGGCATGCCGTATGACCACGTGGCGCCGGCCGACACCTTCGAGCAGGCGGTGAAGATCCTCGATCACGAGGGCTTCCGCAAGGAGCAGCGCGAGGCGCTGGAGCAGGGCCGCTACATCGGCCTCGGCTTCTCTGCCTACATCGAGCCCACCGGCGCGGCCACCGGCCACCTGGGCACCGAGGGCGCCACCATCCGGATGGAGCCCACCGGCACCATCAACGTCTACGTCAACGGCGGCTCGACGGGCAACAGCATCGAGACCACCGTGGTGCAGCTGACCGCCGACGCGCTGGGCGCCGACATCGAGGACGTCTCGACCATCCAGGGCGACACCGCGGTAACTCCATACGGGGCCGGCACGCAGGGCAGCCGCAGCGGACCGATGACGGCCGGTGCCGTCCACGAGGCGGGCACCATCCTGCGAAAGCAGTTGCTGACGATCGCCGCCTCGATGCTCGGCGTCGAAGAGTCCGAGATCGAGCTGGCGAATTCGAAGGCCACCGTGCGCGGCGACGACGGCAAGAGCGTGACCTTCGCCGACATCGCCTACCGCGCGTACTACGACGCGGCGCAGCTGCCGCCGGGGACCTCGGCGCTGCTGGAGGCCACGGCGCGGTTCGCCTCGCCCCCGACCGCGATGATCCACTGGGCCAACGCGACTCACGCCTGCACCTGCGAGGTGGACATCGTCACCGGCCAGGTGAAGCTGACCCGCTACATCGTCAGCGAGGACGTCGGCCCGATGATCAACCCGAATGTCGTCGAGGGTCAGGTCGCGGGCGGCACGGTGCAGGGCATCGGCGGCGCGCTGCTGGAGCACCAGGCCTACGACGCCGACGGGAACCCGCTGTCGTCCACCTTCGTGGACTACCTGCTGCCCACCACCACCGACGTGCCGAACATCGAGTTCGGCCACGTCGAGGTCCCCGGGCCGGGGGTCGGCGGCTACAAGGGGTGCGGCGAGGGCGGGGCCATCGGCTCGCCGCCGGCCGTCATCAACGCGATCAACGATGCGCTGGCGCCGCTGGGCGTCACCATCACGAAAATGCCGGCCACGCCCGCCACGATCGTCGCGGCGATCGAAGAGGCCCAGAAGACCCAGAGCAAAGGACAGTAG
- a CDS encoding nuclear transport factor 2 family protein, with protein MSDQLEITALLNRYARAVDTKDWELYRSVFTEDAHIDYSSAGAVVGTRDEVVEWFAANFGVLPWSMHYITNVEVLETDGDTARVQAMFYNPMQLPGMTDISACGGYYHHELVRTPDGWRSRNLREENIWFTNKPGG; from the coding sequence GTGAGCGATCAACTCGAGATCACCGCGCTGCTGAACCGCTACGCCCGCGCGGTCGACACCAAGGACTGGGAGCTGTACCGCTCGGTGTTCACCGAGGACGCGCACATCGACTACAGCTCGGCCGGCGCCGTCGTCGGCACCCGCGACGAGGTGGTCGAGTGGTTCGCGGCCAACTTCGGCGTACTGCCGTGGAGCATGCACTACATCACCAACGTCGAGGTGCTCGAGACCGACGGTGACACGGCCCGCGTGCAGGCCATGTTCTACAACCCCATGCAGCTGCCGGGGATGACCGACATCAGCGCGTGCGGGGGCTATTACCACCACGAGTTGGTCCGCACCCCGGACGGCTGGCGCAGCCGCAACCTGCGCGAAGAGAACATCTGGTTCACCAACAAACCGGGCGGCTGA
- a CDS encoding aldehyde dehydrogenase family protein, which yields MTTVQSETGVLAGDSRMLIDGEMTGTANGATFDVVHPASEEVAGTAADGTVDDMARAVGAARRAFDETDWSRDRDFRFNCLMQLHAALEKNQERLRRILITEVGCPVTVTGSQIESPIAEVKHWAEHGRDFEYLVDTGLHDTPLGPARRKLHYEAVGVVGAITPWNVPFYLNIAETIPALMAGNTVVLKPAQLTPWSGSELGRIVAEETDIPAGVFNVVTSNANEVGAALSADPRVDMITFTGSTATGRAILAAGASTVKKTLLELGGKSAHIVLDDADLNASLPLAAMMACVMSGQSCILPSRILLPRSRYEEGIEILKTSMANFPVGDPWTPGNMQGPQISETQRQKVLGLIKSGVDSGARLVTGGGIPEALPVGYYTEATLLADVDPDSKIAQEEIFGPVLTVTPYDSDDDAVAIANNTIYGLSGEVSGTDVDRAFSVATRMRTGNVTINGKSHFGIDSPFGGTKQSGLGYRNGTQGYMEYLAIKTIGMPE from the coding sequence ATGACGACTGTGCAGAGCGAGACCGGTGTGCTGGCGGGCGATTCCCGCATGCTGATCGACGGCGAGATGACCGGCACGGCCAACGGCGCCACCTTCGACGTGGTCCACCCGGCCAGCGAAGAGGTCGCCGGCACCGCGGCCGACGGCACCGTCGACGACATGGCGCGCGCGGTCGGGGCGGCGCGCCGCGCCTTCGACGAGACCGACTGGTCTCGGGACCGCGACTTCCGCTTCAACTGCCTGATGCAACTGCACGCGGCCCTGGAGAAGAACCAGGAACGGTTGCGGCGCATCCTGATCACCGAGGTGGGTTGTCCGGTGACGGTCACCGGCAGCCAGATCGAAAGCCCCATCGCAGAGGTCAAGCACTGGGCCGAACACGGCCGCGACTTCGAGTACCTCGTCGACACCGGTTTGCACGACACCCCGCTGGGACCGGCGCGCCGCAAGCTGCATTACGAGGCCGTCGGCGTGGTCGGCGCGATCACCCCGTGGAACGTGCCGTTCTACCTCAACATCGCCGAAACAATTCCCGCGTTGATGGCCGGCAACACCGTGGTGCTCAAACCCGCGCAGCTGACCCCGTGGTCCGGCAGCGAGCTGGGCCGCATCGTCGCCGAGGAAACCGACATCCCCGCCGGGGTGTTCAACGTCGTGACCTCCAACGCCAACGAGGTCGGCGCCGCACTGTCGGCCGACCCGCGGGTCGACATGATCACCTTCACCGGCTCGACCGCCACCGGCCGGGCCATCCTCGCCGCCGGCGCTTCGACGGTGAAGAAGACCCTGCTCGAACTCGGCGGCAAGTCGGCCCACATCGTGCTCGACGACGCCGATCTCAACGCGTCGCTGCCGCTGGCGGCGATGATGGCCTGTGTCATGTCCGGGCAGAGCTGCATCCTGCCCAGCCGCATCCTGCTGCCCCGCTCCCGCTACGAGGAGGGCATCGAGATCCTCAAGACCAGCATGGCGAACTTCCCCGTCGGCGACCCGTGGACACCGGGCAACATGCAGGGCCCGCAGATCAGCGAGACCCAACGGCAGAAGGTGCTCGGGCTGATCAAGTCCGGCGTCGACTCCGGGGCCCGGCTGGTCACCGGCGGCGGCATCCCCGAGGCGCTGCCGGTCGGCTACTACACCGAGGCCACCCTGCTGGCCGACGTCGACCCGGACTCGAAGATCGCCCAGGAGGAGATCTTCGGCCCGGTGCTCACCGTCACTCCGTACGACAGCGACGACGACGCGGTGGCCATCGCCAACAACACCATCTACGGGCTGTCCGGCGAGGTGTCGGGCACCGACGTGGACCGCGCCTTCTCGGTGGCCACCCGGATGCGTACCGGCAACGTCACCATCAACGGCAAGAGCCACTTCGGGATCGACTCCCCCTTCGGCGGCACCAAGCAGTCCGGCCTGGGCTACCGCAACGGCACCCAGGGCTACATGGAGTACCTGGCCATCAAGACCATCGGCATGCCGGAGTGA
- a CDS encoding aldo/keto reductase encodes MSNVPTVTLNDGSSIPQLGFGVYEIPPAETATAVRQALEIGYRHVDTAQMYGNEAGVGQGIRDAGLDRDQVYVTSKLNNSVHEPDAARRSFDATLAALGSDYVDLFLIHWPLPTRYGGDFLSTWKVLEEFAADGRARSIGVSNFNPAHLDVLAKGSDTVPAVNQIEVHPYYANDEVRAYGLKHEIATEAWAPIAKGRVLSDPTITGIAERLGKTPAQVVLRWHIQRGDIVFPKSVSPQRMKENAGLFDFALDAQTMADISALDRGVAGRLGPDPDTFDWIP; translated from the coding sequence ATGAGCAACGTTCCCACCGTCACCCTCAACGACGGGTCGAGCATTCCGCAGCTCGGTTTCGGTGTGTACGAGATCCCGCCGGCCGAGACCGCGACCGCGGTGCGCCAGGCCCTGGAGATCGGCTACCGCCACGTCGACACGGCCCAGATGTACGGCAACGAGGCCGGCGTGGGGCAGGGCATCCGCGACGCCGGGCTGGACCGCGACCAGGTGTACGTCACGAGCAAACTGAACAACTCGGTCCACGAACCCGACGCCGCCCGAAGGTCATTCGACGCGACGCTGGCCGCGCTGGGCAGCGACTACGTGGACCTGTTCCTGATCCACTGGCCGCTGCCGACCCGCTACGGCGGGGACTTCCTGTCCACGTGGAAGGTGCTCGAGGAGTTCGCCGCCGACGGGCGGGCGCGCAGCATCGGGGTCTCGAACTTCAACCCCGCGCACCTCGACGTGCTGGCGAAGGGATCCGACACGGTGCCCGCGGTCAACCAAATCGAGGTCCATCCGTACTACGCCAACGATGAGGTGCGCGCCTACGGCCTCAAGCACGAGATCGCCACCGAGGCTTGGGCTCCGATCGCCAAGGGCCGCGTGTTGAGCGATCCCACCATCACCGGCATCGCCGAGCGCCTCGGGAAGACCCCCGCCCAGGTGGTGCTGCGCTGGCACATCCAGCGGGGGGACATCGTCTTCCCCAAATCGGTGTCCCCGCAGCGGATGAAGGAGAACGCCGGGCTGTTCGACTTCGCCCTCGACGCCCAGACCATGGCGGACATCAGCGCGCTCGACCGCGGGGTCGCCGGTCGGCTGGGCCCCGACCCCGACACCTTCGACTGGATCCCGTGA
- a CDS encoding SDR family NAD(P)-dependent oxidoreductase — protein sequence MSEPRLAGRSAVVVGGTRGIGRAVGELLAELGAAVLVNGRDEAAVEQTTAALRARGHTAAGFAGSPADESTAAALIDAALDTHGGLDILINCAGIAEPVGSSILTVTGAQFQELIDAHLGTVFHTCRAAAPHLVAQRTGAIVNTSSFAFLGDYGGTGYPAGKGAVNGLTMAIAAELAEHGVRANVVCPGARTRLSTGPDYEQQITELNRRGLLDDASTHGARDVAPPEYVAPLYAYLVSDLASAVTGQILIGAGGFVGRFDRPSPTLLGYRDHHDTPPWTLTELHAMVAG from the coding sequence GTGAGCGAACCACGGCTGGCCGGCCGGTCGGCCGTCGTCGTCGGCGGCACGAGGGGGATCGGCCGTGCGGTCGGTGAGCTGCTGGCGGAACTGGGCGCCGCGGTCCTGGTGAACGGGCGCGACGAGGCCGCGGTGGAGCAGACCACCGCGGCACTTCGAGCACGCGGACACACCGCGGCCGGGTTCGCCGGGTCGCCGGCCGACGAGAGCACCGCCGCGGCGCTGATCGACGCCGCCCTGGACACCCACGGCGGGCTGGACATCCTGATCAACTGCGCGGGTATCGCCGAGCCGGTGGGATCTTCGATCCTGACCGTCACCGGCGCGCAATTCCAGGAGCTGATCGACGCCCACCTCGGCACGGTGTTCCACACCTGCCGGGCGGCGGCCCCGCACCTGGTCGCCCAGCGCACCGGGGCGATCGTCAACACCAGCTCGTTCGCCTTCCTCGGCGACTACGGCGGCACGGGTTATCCGGCCGGCAAGGGCGCCGTCAACGGTCTCACCATGGCGATCGCCGCGGAACTGGCCGAACACGGGGTGCGCGCCAACGTGGTGTGTCCGGGCGCCAGGACCCGGCTGTCGACCGGACCGGACTACGAGCAGCAGATCACCGAACTGAATCGCCGCGGGCTGCTCGACGACGCCTCGACGCACGGGGCCCGCGACGTGGCGCCGCCGGAATACGTTGCGCCGCTGTACGCCTACCTGGTGAGCGATCTCGCCTCAGCGGTGACTGGCCAGATCCTGATCGGGGCGGGCGGCTTCGTGGGTCGCTTCGACCGGCCAAGCCCGACGCTGCTCGGTTACCGCGACCACCACGACACGCCGCCGTGGACGCTCACGGAGCTGCACGCCATGGTGGCTGGCTGA